One Baekduia alba genomic window, CGGCTCGGGAGAAGGAGCTCGAGCTGCGCGCCGGCAAGCTCGAGGACGAGGCCAAGAAGATCCCGGAGCTCAAGCGCCGTGAGGAGGTCGCGCGGGCCAAGCGCGACGAGGCCGACGACGCCCGCGCCGCGGCCGAGGCCGACCGCGACGCGGTAGCCCGCGAGCGCGACAGCGCCCGCGGCGAGCTCGCGGCGCTCCAGGCCGAGGCCACCGAGCTGCGCGCCGCCGCCGCCGCGTCCGCCGACGCGCCGCCCGCCGAGACCGAGTTGTTGGAGGAGATGGAGCGCGCGCTCGTCGACGTCGCCGCCACCCAGCACGCGCGCGACGAGCTGCACGACCGCATGGAGCGCCTGCGCACGGAGCGCGAGCAGGACCGCCGCACGATCGCCGAGCTCACGCAGCTGCTGGCGCGCGTGGACGCCGAGGGCGCCGAGGCGGCGGACGGCACGGTCGTCGCCGAGGCCGAAGAGGTCCCGCCGGCCACCGTCCTCGAAGCCGTCGAGCGCGCCGCCGCCGAGAGCAAGCACCTCGTCTTCGCCCCCAAGGCGTTCGAGACCGCGTCGGAGTCGCCGTTCCGCCGGCCGGGGCTCGTGCTCCGCACGCTGCGCGGGCTGGACGCGCTGGCGGCCCGGTACGCGCAGGGCGACATGGGCAAGTCGCTCGGCCAGGCCGCCGCCGAGCACGGCATCACGCAGTGGAAGCCCGACATCGCCGAGACGACCCGCAAGCGCTACGAGGACGACTACTCGTTCTTCCTGTCCGGACCGGGGTCGCCGAAGCTCTGGGTCGGGCCGCACATCGGCCTCGGCTCCGGGTCAGGCGCGCAGTTCATCGCGCGCATCTACCTCCACGTCTCCGACGGCAGCGACCCGGACGTGCCGCGCGGCATCGTCGTCGCGGTCGTCGGCCGCCACCTGCCCGACACGACGACCTAGCCGCCACGCGAGATCGGGGGCTATCCCCCGGATTCGCGGGGCGCGGCGCCGGCGCCGGTACCGTGCTCGACGCACCATGACCACGCGCGCCGTCATCGAGGACGAGCTCCGCCCGCTGCTGCGCGGCGTCTCGCACGCCTACGCCTTCTGGGCGGCGCTGGTCGCCGCGATCGTGCTCACCGCGGTCGTCCCGGCGGGCACGCCCCGCGTCGGCGCGGTCGTCTACGGCAGCGGGCTGTGCGGGCTGTTCGCCGCGTCGGGCACCTACCACCGCTGGCGCTGGAACCCGCGCTGGCGGCCGCTGCTGCGCCGCATCGACCACTCCACGATCTTCGTCTTCATCGCCGCGACCTACACGCCTGTCGCGCTGCTGGTGATGCACGGGACGCTGCGCTGGGCGATCCTCGTCGCGGTCTGGGTCGGCGCGCTGGGCGGCGTGATCCTGTCGGTCGCGTGGATCACCGCGCCCCGCGTCCTGAGCGCGCTCTGCTACCTCGCGCTCGGCTGGGTCTCCCTCTTCGCGCTGCCGCAGATGGTCGACCGCCTCGACATCGCCCCGCTGGTCCTGCTCGCCGTCGGCGGCCTCCTCTACTCGCTCGGCGC contains:
- the trhA gene encoding PAQR family membrane homeostasis protein TrhA → MTTRAVIEDELRPLLRGVSHAYAFWAALVAAIVLTAVVPAGTPRVGAVVYGSGLCGLFAASGTYHRWRWNPRWRPLLRRIDHSTIFVFIAATYTPVALLVMHGTLRWAILVAVWVGALGGVILSVAWITAPRVLSALCYLALGWVSLFALPQMVDRLDIAPLVLLAVGGLLYSLGAVVYATKRPNPWPQTFGFHEVFHVLVILAAAVQFVALAGWVFPHG